Proteins encoded in a region of the Streptomyces sp. PCS3-D2 genome:
- the rimO gene encoding 30S ribosomal protein S12 methylthiotransferase RimO gives MPERRTVALVTLGCARNEVDSEELAGRLAADGWELVEDAAEADVAVVNTCGFVEAAKKDSVDALLEANDLKDHGKTQAVVAVGCMAERYGKELAEALPEADGVLGFDDYADISNRLQVILSGGSVEAHTPRDRRQLLPISPAARQAADVALPGHAQAPAEEPAEAPADLPEGVAPASGPRAPLRRRLGKSPVASVKLASGCDRRCSFCAIPSFRGSFISRRPGDVLGETRWLAEQGVKEIMLVSENNTSYGKDLGDIRLLETLLPELAAVDGIERVRVSYLQPAEMRPGLIDVLTSTPKVAPYFDLSFQHSAPDVLRAMRRFGDTDRFLELLDTIRSKAPQAGVRSNFIVGFPGETEADFAELERFLTHARLDAIGVFGYSDEDGTEAVTYENKLDEDTIAERLAHMQRLAEELTAQRAEERIGETLEVLVETVVPFDEAEDGEGAYGRAAHQAPETDGQVVFTDGTGLVPGRIVTAKVVGSLGVDLVAEPLDLDFEEAAG, from the coding sequence ATGCCCGAACGCCGTACCGTCGCCCTTGTCACTCTTGGCTGCGCCCGTAACGAGGTGGACTCGGAGGAGCTCGCAGGCCGCTTGGCGGCGGATGGCTGGGAGCTCGTCGAGGACGCCGCCGAAGCGGACGTAGCCGTCGTCAACACCTGTGGCTTCGTCGAAGCCGCCAAGAAGGACTCCGTAGACGCCCTGCTGGAAGCCAACGATCTCAAGGATCACGGCAAGACCCAGGCCGTCGTCGCGGTCGGCTGCATGGCCGAGCGCTACGGCAAGGAGCTCGCCGAGGCCCTTCCCGAGGCCGACGGGGTCCTCGGCTTCGACGACTACGCCGACATCTCCAACCGCCTCCAGGTCATCCTCAGCGGGGGCAGTGTCGAAGCCCACACCCCGCGCGACCGCCGCCAGCTGCTGCCGATCAGCCCCGCCGCGCGCCAGGCCGCCGACGTCGCCCTCCCCGGGCACGCCCAGGCGCCCGCCGAGGAGCCCGCCGAGGCCCCCGCGGACCTGCCCGAGGGTGTCGCTCCCGCCTCCGGCCCGCGCGCCCCGCTGCGCCGCCGCCTGGGCAAGAGCCCGGTGGCCTCGGTCAAGCTGGCCTCCGGCTGTGACCGGCGCTGCTCCTTCTGTGCCATCCCGTCCTTCCGCGGGTCCTTCATCTCCCGCCGCCCCGGCGACGTGCTGGGCGAGACCCGCTGGCTCGCCGAGCAGGGCGTCAAGGAGATCATGCTGGTCTCCGAGAACAACACCTCGTACGGCAAGGACCTCGGCGACATCCGGCTGCTGGAGACCCTGCTGCCCGAGCTCGCCGCCGTCGACGGGATCGAGCGTGTCCGGGTCAGCTACCTGCAGCCCGCCGAGATGCGCCCGGGCCTGATCGACGTGCTGACCTCGACGCCCAAGGTCGCGCCGTACTTCGACTTGTCCTTCCAGCACTCGGCCCCCGACGTGCTGCGCGCGATGCGCCGCTTCGGTGACACCGACCGCTTCCTGGAGCTGCTCGACACCATCCGCTCCAAGGCTCCGCAGGCCGGCGTCCGATCCAACTTCATCGTCGGCTTCCCCGGCGAGACGGAAGCCGACTTCGCCGAGCTGGAGCGTTTCCTCACCCACGCCCGCCTCGATGCGATCGGCGTCTTCGGCTACTCCGACGAGGACGGCACCGAGGCCGTCACCTACGAGAACAAGCTGGACGAGGACACGATCGCCGAGCGCCTGGCGCACATGCAGCGGCTCGCCGAGGAGCTCACCGCCCAGCGTGCGGAGGAGCGGATCGGCGAGACCCTGGAAGTGCTCGTGGAGACGGTCGTTCCGTTCGACGAGGCGGAGGACGGCGAGGGCGCCTACGGGCGCGCCGCGCATCAGGCCCCCGAAACCGACGGCCAGGTCGTCTTCACGGACGGCACGGGCCTGGTTCCCGGGCGTATCGTCACGGCGAAGGTGGTCGGCAGCCTGGGAGTGGACCTCGTGGCCGAGCCCCTGGACCTGGACTTCGAGGAGGCGGCCGGATGA
- a CDS encoding DNA translocase FtsK — MASRTSGKGSPSTAGTAKGRTGRTTAPAKKAAPARKPPAKKAAAARRAPAKKAAAKPVPSPTSGVLRLVRALWLGCAHAVGAVFRGLGQGARNLDPAHRKDGVALLLLALALIVAAGTWSNLSGPVGDLVTMLITGLFGRLDLLVPMLLGVMAVRFIRHPDQADANGRIGIGLSALVVGVLGLVHIACGAPGRDEGTTAMQNAGGLIGWAASKPLIFTMGAPLAVPMLVLLTVFGLLVVTATPVNAIPQRLRRLGIRLGIVAPNEYDEGYGEAAGGPAARHDPEQWRARSGAPEGSGDPADAAEEEALARRRRPRKAAARPAIDREMDAVDVAAAAAAALDGAVYGGMPPSPLVADLTHGITAEREGVAVTAPVPTARGGLSAGTAVPEAAPESAEQPHATTAAASGTLAVPDLTKAPPEAQPLPPRAEQLQLRGDITYSLPSLELLEKGGPGKTRSAANDAVVASLRNVFTEFKVDADVTGFTRGPTVTRYEVTLGAAVKVERITALTKNIAYAVASPDVRIISPIPGKSAVGIEIPNTDREMVNLGDVLRLADAAEDDHPMLVALGKDVEGGYVMANLAKMPHVLVAGATGSGKSSCINCLITSIMVRATPEDVRMVLVDPKRVELTAYEGIPHLITPIITNPKRAAEALQWVVREMDLRYDDLAAFGYRHIDDFNQAIRDGKIKLPPGSERELSPYPYLLVIVDELADLMMVAPRDVEDSIVRITQLARAAGIHLVLATQRPSVDVVTGLIKANVPSRLAFATSSLADSRVILDQPGAEKLIGKGDGLFLPMGANKPVRLQGAFVTEEEIAGIVTHCKDQMAPVFRDDVTVGQKQKKEIDEEIGDDLDLLCQAAELVVTTQFGSTSMLQRKLRVGFAKAGRLMDLMESRGIVGPSEGSKARDVLLKADDLDGVLAVIRGETDS, encoded by the coding sequence ATGGCCTCACGTACGTCCGGCAAGGGTTCCCCGAGCACCGCGGGCACCGCGAAGGGCCGCACCGGCCGTACGACGGCGCCCGCGAAGAAGGCCGCCCCGGCACGCAAGCCCCCGGCGAAGAAGGCCGCGGCCGCACGGCGCGCCCCGGCGAAGAAGGCCGCGGCCAAGCCCGTGCCGTCTCCGACGAGCGGCGTGCTGCGACTGGTGCGGGCCCTGTGGCTGGGGTGCGCCCACGCGGTCGGCGCGGTCTTCCGCGGGCTCGGCCAGGGAGCCAGGAACCTCGACCCCGCCCACCGCAAGGACGGGGTGGCGCTGCTCCTCCTCGCGCTCGCCCTGATCGTCGCCGCCGGTACCTGGTCGAACCTGAGCGGTCCCGTCGGAGACCTGGTGACCATGCTGATCACCGGGCTCTTCGGGCGGCTGGACCTGCTCGTGCCGATGCTGCTCGGCGTCATGGCGGTACGTTTCATCCGCCACCCCGACCAGGCCGACGCCAACGGCCGGATCGGCATCGGGCTGTCCGCCCTCGTGGTCGGTGTCCTGGGCCTGGTCCACATCGCCTGCGGGGCACCCGGCCGCGACGAGGGCACCACCGCCATGCAGAACGCCGGCGGGCTCATCGGCTGGGCCGCCTCCAAGCCACTGATCTTCACCATGGGTGCCCCGCTGGCCGTGCCCATGCTGGTGCTGCTGACGGTCTTCGGGCTGCTCGTGGTCACCGCGACCCCGGTCAACGCGATCCCGCAGCGGCTGCGCCGGCTCGGCATCCGGCTCGGGATCGTCGCGCCGAACGAGTACGACGAGGGCTACGGGGAGGCCGCGGGCGGGCCCGCCGCCCGGCACGACCCCGAGCAGTGGCGGGCCCGCTCGGGGGCGCCCGAGGGTTCCGGCGACCCCGCGGACGCCGCCGAGGAGGAGGCGCTGGCCCGGCGGCGCCGGCCGCGCAAGGCCGCCGCCCGTCCGGCGATCGACCGGGAGATGGACGCCGTCGACGTGGCCGCGGCCGCCGCCGCGGCACTGGACGGAGCGGTCTACGGCGGCATGCCGCCCTCCCCGCTCGTCGCCGACCTCACGCACGGGATCACCGCCGAGCGGGAGGGCGTGGCGGTCACCGCCCCGGTGCCGACCGCCCGCGGCGGGCTCTCCGCCGGGACCGCCGTACCGGAGGCCGCGCCCGAGAGTGCCGAGCAGCCGCACGCCACCACCGCCGCGGCCTCCGGAACGCTGGCGGTGCCCGACCTGACCAAGGCCCCGCCGGAGGCCCAGCCGCTGCCGCCCCGCGCCGAGCAGCTCCAGCTGCGCGGGGACATCACCTACTCCCTGCCCTCGCTGGAGCTGCTGGAGAAGGGCGGTCCGGGCAAGACCCGAAGCGCCGCCAACGACGCCGTGGTGGCCTCCCTGCGCAACGTCTTCACCGAGTTCAAGGTGGACGCCGACGTCACCGGCTTCACCCGGGGCCCGACGGTCACCCGCTACGAGGTCACCCTCGGCGCGGCCGTCAAGGTCGAGCGGATCACCGCGCTGACCAAGAACATCGCCTACGCCGTGGCCAGCCCCGACGTGCGCATCATCAGTCCGATCCCGGGCAAGTCCGCGGTCGGCATCGAGATTCCCAACACCGACCGCGAGATGGTCAACCTGGGCGACGTACTGCGCCTCGCGGACGCGGCCGAGGACGACCATCCGATGCTGGTCGCGCTCGGCAAGGACGTCGAGGGTGGCTACGTCATGGCCAACCTCGCCAAGATGCCCCACGTACTGGTCGCCGGTGCGACGGGCTCCGGCAAGTCCTCCTGCATCAACTGCTTGATCACCTCGATCATGGTCCGGGCCACCCCGGAGGACGTCCGGATGGTCCTCGTCGACCCCAAGCGGGTCGAGCTGACGGCGTACGAGGGCATCCCGCACCTGATCACGCCGATCATCACCAACCCCAAGCGGGCTGCCGAGGCACTTCAGTGGGTCGTGCGCGAGATGGACCTGCGCTACGACGACCTGGCCGCCTTCGGCTACCGGCACATCGACGACTTCAACCAGGCCATCCGGGACGGGAAGATCAAGCTCCCGCCAGGCAGCGAGCGCGAGCTCAGCCCCTACCCGTACCTGCTGGTGATCGTCGACGAGCTGGCCGACCTGATGATGGTGGCCCCGCGCGACGTCGAGGACTCGATCGTCCGCATCACCCAGCTGGCCCGCGCCGCCGGCATCCACCTGGTGCTGGCCACCCAGCGGCCCTCGGTCGACGTGGTCACGGGACTGATCAAGGCGAATGTGCCCTCGCGCCTCGCCTTCGCGACCTCCTCGCTGGCCGACAGCCGGGTCATCCTCGACCAGCCCGGTGCCGAGAAGCTCATCGGCAAGGGGGACGGGTTGTTCCTGCCGATGGGGGCGAACAAGCCCGTCCGCCTCCAGGGCGCCTTCGTCACCGAGGAGGAGATCGCCGGGATCGTCACGCACTGCAAGGACCAGATGGCACCGGTCTTCCGGGACGACGTCACCGTGGGGCAGAAGCAGAAGAAGGAGATCGACGAGGAGATCGGCGACGACCTGGACCTGTTGTGCCAGGCGGCGGAGCTCGTCGTCACCACGCAGTTCGGCTCCACCTCGATGCTCCAGCGCAAGCTGCGGGTGGGCTTCGCGAAGGCCGGTCGGCTCATGGACCTCATGGAGTCGCGGGGCATCGTCGGGCCGAGCGAGGGTTCGAAGGCGCGTGACGTCCTGCTGAAGGCCGACGATCTGGACGGCGTGCTCGCGGTCATCCGGGGCGAGACGGATTCGTAG
- a CDS encoding RodZ domain-containing protein, which yields MSIGNSNSPEEERPSTDDRSEDRLIERSVEEPSIGSALKKARIAAGLTVDDVSSLTRVRIPIVHAIEEDDFTRCGGDVYARGHIRTLARAVHLDPAPLVDSYDAAHGGRPAPTPAAPMFEAERIRPERQRPNWTAAMVAAIVAVIGFVGFTAFSGGDEKEKRPVAEGSASPKPAPKQTGGKPAALPSQAPSAAQPDPSDSAIAAAPKDLVTVVLTADTGESWISAKDSTGRLLFDGTLVRGESKTFTDKESVDLVLGDAGAVKLFVNGKEIKDDFQRGQVERLTYTKEDPSQGQPQAG from the coding sequence GTGTCCATCGGCAACTCCAACTCCCCCGAAGAAGAGCGGCCTTCGACCGACGACCGGTCCGAGGACCGTCTCATCGAACGTTCCGTCGAAGAGCCGTCCATCGGGTCGGCCCTCAAGAAGGCCCGGATCGCCGCCGGGCTCACAGTCGACGACGTCAGTTCCCTCACCCGCGTGCGCATCCCGATCGTGCACGCGATCGAAGAGGACGACTTCACGCGGTGCGGCGGCGACGTCTACGCCCGCGGCCACATCCGTACGCTCGCCCGCGCCGTCCACCTCGACCCGGCACCGCTGGTCGACAGCTACGACGCGGCCCACGGCGGCCGGCCGGCACCCACGCCCGCCGCGCCGATGTTCGAGGCGGAGCGGATCCGCCCCGAGCGCCAGCGGCCCAATTGGACCGCGGCCATGGTCGCGGCCATCGTCGCCGTGATCGGCTTCGTGGGCTTCACCGCCTTCAGCGGCGGAGACGAGAAGGAAAAGCGCCCGGTGGCGGAAGGATCCGCCTCCCCCAAGCCCGCACCCAAGCAGACCGGCGGCAAGCCGGCCGCGCTGCCCTCCCAGGCTCCGTCGGCCGCCCAGCCGGACCCCTCCGACAGTGCCATCGCCGCCGCGCCCAAGGACCTCGTCACGGTCGTCCTGACAGCCGACACGGGCGAGAGCTGGATTTCCGCGAAGGACTCCACGGGCCGGCTCCTCTTCGACGGCACCCTCGTCCGGGGCGAGTCGAAGACCTTCACGGACAAGGAGTCCGTCGACCTCGTGCTCGGCGACGCCGGGGCCGTGAAGCTCTTCGTGAACGGCAAGGAGATCAAGGACGACTTCCAGCGAGGCCAGGTGGAACGCCTCACCTACACCAAGGAAGACCCCTCCCAGGGCCAGCCGCAGGCGGGCTGA
- a CDS encoding two-component system response regulator: protein MVQKAKILLVDDRPENLLALEAILSALDQTLVRASSGEEALKALLTDDFAVILLDVQMPGMDGFETAAHIKRRERTRDIPIIFLTAINHGPHHTFRGYAAGAVDYISKPFDPWVLRAKVSVFVELYTKNCQLREQAALLRLQLEGSGSNGVDAGKEAAGLLAELSARLAAVEEQAEALSKQLGEDAADAGVVATAAHLERKLTGLRRALDALEPGSAGGAPALPSQN, encoded by the coding sequence ATGGTGCAGAAGGCCAAGATCCTCCTGGTCGACGACCGGCCGGAGAATCTGCTGGCGCTGGAGGCCATCCTCTCCGCGCTCGATCAGACACTGGTCCGGGCGTCGTCGGGGGAGGAGGCGCTCAAAGCGCTGCTCACGGACGATTTCGCGGTCATCCTGCTGGATGTCCAGATGCCCGGTATGGACGGCTTCGAGACGGCCGCGCACATCAAGCGGCGGGAGCGGACCCGGGACATCCCGATCATCTTCCTCACCGCGATCAACCACGGTCCGCACCACACCTTCCGCGGTTACGCGGCGGGCGCGGTCGACTACATCTCCAAGCCGTTCGACCCGTGGGTGCTGCGGGCGAAGGTCTCCGTGTTCGTGGAGCTCTACACGAAGAACTGCCAACTGCGGGAGCAGGCGGCCCTGCTGAGGCTCCAGCTGGAAGGCAGCGGCTCCAACGGCGTGGACGCAGGCAAGGAGGCGGCGGGCCTGCTGGCCGAGCTCTCCGCACGGCTCGCGGCGGTCGAGGAGCAGGCCGAAGCGCTGAGCAAGCAACTCGGCGAGGATGCGGCCGATGCCGGGGTCGTGGCGACCGCGGCCCATCTGGAACGCAAACTCACCGGACTGCGCCGGGCACTCGACGCGCTGGAGCCCGGCAGCGCCGGAGGGGCTCCGGCGCTGCCCTCGCAGAACTGA